One window of Leifsonia sp. AK011 genomic DNA carries:
- the dusB gene encoding tRNA dihydrouridine synthase DusB encodes MTILPATAAPLRIGPLELDVPVVLAPMAGITNTAFRRLCREYGAGLYVSEMITSRALVERTPESMRLITHHESETTRSIQLYGVDPKTVAEAVTMLVAEDRADHIDLNFGCPVPKVTRKGGGAALPWKLGLFREIVERAVAAAGDIPLTVKMRKGIDSDHLTYIEAAKAAEGAGVASIALHARTAAEFYSGTADWSAIEKLKNTITNTPILGNGDIWSADDALRMVDETGCDGVVVGRGCLGRPWLFGDLAAAFTGDRVKHEPNLGFVADAFRRHAELLVEFFGEEDRACRDIRKHVAWYFKGYSVGGELRASLATVRSLQELDDLLAQLDADQPYPGADAEGQRGRAGTPKNPSLPQGWLDSRELQETHQAELVEAELSTSGG; translated from the coding sequence GTGACCATTCTCCCAGCCACGGCCGCACCTTTGCGCATCGGCCCCCTCGAGCTCGACGTTCCCGTCGTGCTCGCACCCATGGCGGGCATCACCAACACGGCATTCCGTCGCCTCTGCCGCGAGTACGGTGCGGGCCTCTACGTGTCCGAGATGATCACGAGTCGCGCTCTCGTGGAGCGCACACCCGAGAGCATGCGGTTGATCACGCACCACGAGTCGGAGACGACACGCAGCATCCAGCTCTACGGTGTCGACCCCAAGACCGTCGCCGAGGCGGTGACGATGCTCGTCGCCGAGGACCGCGCCGACCACATCGACCTCAACTTCGGCTGTCCCGTGCCCAAGGTCACGCGCAAGGGCGGGGGAGCTGCCCTACCGTGGAAGCTCGGGTTGTTCCGCGAGATCGTCGAGCGTGCCGTGGCAGCGGCAGGTGACATCCCGCTGACCGTGAAGATGCGCAAGGGCATCGACTCCGACCACCTCACGTACATCGAGGCCGCGAAGGCTGCTGAGGGCGCCGGGGTGGCGAGCATCGCCCTCCATGCCCGCACGGCGGCCGAGTTCTACTCCGGCACCGCCGACTGGTCGGCCATCGAGAAGCTCAAGAACACGATCACGAACACGCCGATCCTCGGCAACGGCGACATCTGGAGCGCCGATGACGCGCTGCGCATGGTTGACGAGACCGGATGCGACGGGGTTGTCGTCGGCCGCGGCTGCCTCGGTCGTCCGTGGCTCTTCGGGGACCTCGCCGCTGCGTTCACAGGGGATCGGGTGAAGCACGAGCCGAACCTGGGCTTCGTCGCCGACGCGTTCCGGCGTCACGCCGAGCTCCTCGTGGAGTTCTTCGGCGAGGAGGATCGCGCGTGCCGTGACATCCGCAAGCACGTCGCCTGGTACTTCAAGGGCTATTCGGTCGGCGGCGAACTTCGCGCAAGTCTTGCCACGGTTCGTTCGCTGCAGGAGCTCGATGACCTGCTCGCCCAGCTCGATGCCGACCAGCCATACCCGGGCGCGGATGCCGAGGGCCAACGCGGTCGCGCGGGTACCCCCAAGAACCCCTCGCTGCCGCAGGGCTGGCTCGACAGCCGGGAGCTGCAGGAGACGCACCAGGCTGAACTGGTCGAGGCCGAGCTCAGCACGAGTGGCGGCTAG
- a CDS encoding DsbA family protein: MSETIKVDIWSDVQCPWCYIGKRKFEDAVSRFDGDVEVEYHSFELAPDTPVDYDGTPVDYLSDRKGIDRAQARQMIDRVTGIASEVGLEYDYDHIHQTNTVIAHELLHFAKSKGRQLEVKERLLKAYFINGEHVGRIEDLVQIAGELGFDRDEVTEALESHRFLADVKADMAQAREYGIQGVPFFVFDGKYGVSGAQDASTFANVLEEVRREKGSE; this comes from the coding sequence GTGAGTGAAACAATCAAGGTTGACATCTGGTCAGACGTGCAGTGCCCCTGGTGCTACATCGGAAAGCGCAAGTTCGAGGACGCCGTCTCCCGGTTCGACGGGGATGTCGAGGTCGAGTACCACTCGTTCGAGCTCGCCCCCGACACCCCCGTCGACTACGACGGCACCCCCGTGGACTACCTCAGCGACCGTAAGGGAATCGACCGCGCACAGGCCAGGCAGATGATCGACAGGGTCACCGGCATCGCCTCAGAGGTCGGGCTGGAATATGACTACGACCACATCCACCAGACCAACACGGTGATCGCCCACGAGCTGCTCCACTTCGCCAAGTCGAAGGGACGCCAACTCGAGGTGAAGGAACGCCTCCTGAAGGCCTACTTCATCAATGGCGAGCACGTGGGGCGCATCGAGGATCTTGTGCAGATCGCCGGTGAGCTCGGCTTCGACCGCGACGAGGTGACGGAGGCGCTCGAAAGCCACCGATTCCTCGCGGACGTGAAGGCGGACATGGCGCAGGCGCGCGAGTACGGCATCCAGGGTGTCCCGTTCTTCGTCTTCGACGGCAAGTACGGGGTGTCCGGTGCCCAGGACGCGAGCACGTTCGCTAACGTGCTCGAAGAGGTCCGACGCGAGAAGGGTTCCGAATGA
- a CDS encoding aminoacyl-tRNA deacylase, which translates to MTILPEDDSDTTGRARVARDAAARGIPIEIIERPAASSLEEAAAILGVDPSVIVKSLVVKRHDGSFLFALVPGDRQISWAKLRAVVGVNKLQLPDASLALEATGYERGTITPFGSTTAWPVFADERIAGQRIAMGAGEHGYSAWVQADDLVAGFDATLADISD; encoded by the coding sequence GTGACGATTCTCCCAGAAGATGACAGTGACACCACCGGGCGGGCCCGGGTGGCGCGGGATGCGGCAGCGCGCGGCATTCCCATCGAGATCATCGAGCGGCCCGCGGCATCCTCTCTCGAGGAGGCTGCGGCCATCCTCGGCGTCGACCCGAGCGTGATCGTCAAGTCGCTCGTGGTCAAGCGCCACGACGGCAGCTTTCTCTTCGCACTCGTGCCGGGAGACCGGCAGATCTCATGGGCGAAGCTCCGCGCGGTTGTCGGTGTGAACAAGCTGCAGCTGCCGGATGCCTCTCTCGCGCTCGAGGCGACGGGCTACGAGCGCGGCACGATCACACCCTTCGGCAGCACCACCGCGTGGCCCGTCTTCGCCGACGAGCGCATCGCTGGCCAGCGGATCGCCATGGGTGCTGGTGAGCACGGCTACAGCGCGTGGGTGCAGGCGGACGATCTCGTCGCCGGATTCGATGCGACGCTCGCGGACATCAGCGACTGA